Part of the Xiphophorus couchianus chromosome 2, X_couchianus-1.0, whole genome shotgun sequence genome, ggatggatggatggatggatgaaaccAGTAACCCTTCTGACTCAAACTGGGATCCAGTTAAAGCAGGTCTGCGTTCCCCACTGACCCGGTAGGACTGGTGGCGGATCGGGCCGCTGGCTTGGGCCTGGTCGCCCCTGGTTCTGGGGAACAGGTTGGGCTGCGGTACCAGGTACTCCTCGGCATCCATCATGTCCCCCATGTTCTCGCCTTCTTCCAGAAGCATCCGGTAGAACTGGCTGTCCACCGGGCTGCAGGAGCTCATCTGCTCGTCGTTCTGGAGGAGCAGAAAGTTCTGGTCAGGACGCCTTTTTTCACCTTTATTGCACAATTTAAGCTCAATCCCTGCTCTCAATAAGTTAGCGTTTTTTGAGCCTGTATACatcagttaacaattaattgattactaaatttgttgattagttgacgattattttaataatcacgATTCGAGTGATTCGTCGAGTGGGGCTGTAAATATATCAGTCTGTATTTATAATTCTAATTCTGTGTGAGAAAATCCAcagtaaattcaaaacaaattttaattttttaagtctTTGCTGTAGCTTGTTATCCTGGAAAAAAGGGAGACTCAAtcaaatgattttcaaaaaccTTAAAGTTACCAACGTTCATTTGTATTACGTTTACTGCAGgaacacagcaacaaaaaataagataTATTACGATAGTACAGACACCAGGAAGTTAAACATTTGCAGCCTTAGTGAAGTTTACCTGAATGACTAAGTAGCGAGACGGATCTCTCGCCATGGCGCTAAGGTCCTGAACCAGATCTTTGAACTTGGGCCTGCTGTCTGGATCAATCATCCAGCctgcaaagcaaacagaaaattgCTAGATTGCTAGAAATCAAAGCGTAAACTTTTTTTACCCTCCAGGGCAGTAAATGAACGACTTGGTTGGTGCCGTATTCACATTTGACCATGATCATGTAGACGTCTATGGTGCAGATCGGGGGCTGAGGAAGCCGCTCTCCTCCCTCCAGCAGATCTGGGATCTCCCTCGCCGCAATGGTATCGTACGGCTTGGAGCCGAACGTCATCAGCTCCCAAACAGTCACCCCTGAAAACGACAGAGTTTGGTTTGTCATCAGACATCTCTACACCTCTGGGAAGAATCCACTTTGAACAAACCTTGGTCACATGTAAGTAGTAAGAAATAGAAAGTTCGCAActgaactctgatgcagacaaaaacacaaactctggtctgcctacaaacctcggtctctTTTGGTggaaagtgaactctggtgcggttggaatgaatgaatatgtgaaagccaagcggaccagaggccgctccaaaagcaggaaatggactacagcacaggcattctgggtaaatacaaccaaatcaAACGAGTGAGTCTAACGTTTccgggagaaatggctcctgatcttttgctaaagacaaaatagaaatcctACATGTACTAAAAGTTGACAATTTCGTGAAGAAGGGAGTTGTGCTCTTGTCTTCTTTCGAGGTTTTTGAgtaatttccttcagtggttcttggtgcagcgccatcACAGGTAAGAAGGGGAACAGAtgattcaaataattttttgtgtttgacacagtgcagtgtgaaggaggaccacaccagctgaaaatgtaacaaatgttgtaaatttgttCCCCAATCAAACTGGGTCTGGACCATGAGGTGTGAAAATGCCTTTACTCTAAACTACAAGGGTGCGTTCACAGCAATCCTGTTTAATCCGCTTTAATCTAACTCTAGtgtgtttgcctagaaagtttATTTGCGGAGGTGTGAATCCGAATTTGAACTCTAGTCCGTCTAAAAACTTCCGTCTCAATtctgttgaagtgaactctagtgCAGTTCAAATGcgtatgtgaacgccaagcggaccggaggCCACAGCAAAAGCAGGAAGACGATTAagagtgcagggcattctgggtaaatacaactaaaacaaaatagtgTTAGAGGGAAAAATGGCTTGTGTTTATTtacctacaaccactaaaatctaaTACTACTCCATTTTTggttacattttgtgaagaaggaagttggcgctcagtgttttcttcagaggtttctatgtcatttccttcagtagttccccacaggtgaggaggacAACAGGTTTCTCAAttattttggttcatttgacacaatTTAAAAACGAAACATGccagctggaaatgtaacaaatgttgcatctTTGGTCCCCAACCGAACCAAGGTGTGAAAACGTCTAAGTAACACTGACCGTAGCTCCAGACGTCACTCTGATGGGTGAACTTCCTGTGCAGAATAGACTCCAAAGCCATCCATTTAATCGGCACCTTTAAATCCAGGAACACCAGATAAGAAATGGAAGCTGAAGTTCTGATGTTGTGGTTTGGTATCGTAGTCCAGCCTCACCTTTCCTCCATCCGCGTGATACTCTGTCTCGTCTATGTCCAGCAGACGGGCCAGGCCAAAGTCGGTGATCTTCACGTGGTTTGGGTTCTTCACCAGAACGTTGCGGGCGGCCAGATCTCTGTGGACCAACCGAATGTCCTCCAGATAATTCATCCCCTACACCAATACACAGATCCATCAAGCTGGAGCCGAAGCAAAGGCCAAAGACGGAAATACTAGAGAGTCGTTATCTAAAGGTACCTTGGCAATCTGGACACACCAGTTCAGGAGGTACTGGGAACCGATACGATCCTTGTTCTCCCTGACGTAGTCGAGGAGGCAGCCGTACGGCATGAGCTGAGTGACCAGCTGCACGGCGGACGTCAGGCAAATCCCCAGGAGGCGACACACGTAAGGGCTGGTGACCGACGCCATCACAAACGCCTCCTGGGAGCAAACAGACAGGAGATGCTGCAGGATTCTGACccgaaaacacattttcattttgggtcacatcaagatcatgaatgacCCCAAAGGGACGGTTGCGCCAGAATGTATTGGTAACATAAtcttaaaatcttaataaatagctgtctcTGCATAAATAGTTCTTAATATTAAATACtgaacatgttttcacattgaTCAGTCCCAACAAGATattgtgatttgttttcaatcaaactcataaatattgtgctaaattagaaatatttgcaagaaatgtTGCTATACGTTTTGCTTACGTTACATGTGACTTCTTGTTACTCGTCATATCGATACCAGAcaataacttgacatcaagtaaggctgaagTAGCAGTGTAGTAGAAGTGAGAAATACTGCACAAAActcaaatcttaccaagtatatttGATCCATTTCTAGTGCAATTATCTTAGtccacttaaaataagacaaaactaatgtaTACAcagcttttcagcaacaagtaggagcttgttttaagaaaataattccttaatattgatgaaaaactactaaAAACTAATCACCTAGCAGATTATTTCGCTTATCTTACAATCAACTGGAgttgtgccgttacctagcaacaccagccAAGCCCAGTCCATctcctagcaacccagttctagttggactggtagattatttcatttatagcaaaacatttttccatgttccAGTGGAATTAGcacttttttatcaatattaagaaattattgacataaaataaGCTTGTATTtcttagctttgtcttatttcaagtgtgttaagatattttcactagaaactgaACCACAAATACAcaagatttgtgttttttgctatGCAGGTGGATGCTAGCACTACTAAACccgacaattaaaaaaaaaaaaaattcaagcatGCATtagcaataaaatttaaaaaaatgcggGAATCAGTTGAATTTCTGAGAAAACTGGAAggactgattgatgtaatttagTACCTGGAGTGTAGAGGACCTCATAAAAAGCTATATTGGTTGAGTATGACATATTTGCTCTAATCTGTTTTTAACTCACATCAAGAATGTCTTTGTTGCCTTTCGGTGAAGTGTTCTCCCTCAAGACTTTAATGGCCACCGGTATTGTTATGTGTTCTCCTTCTGGAGCCCACACCCCCTAACAcagcaaatatttttggaaagaaaaggtcattttaaatataaacagaacaaaaaacacaaaacatgaagTGTGCATACCTTATAGACAGTCCCAAAGGCCCCCGCACCCAGAGGCCTGAGCTTTTTCAACTCTGTCTCTTTCAGGATTCGCATCTGAGCCTGGTTTGGAGACGCGCCGCTCGGCGTCAACGGCTCCACCAGCTGCACCGAGGAAACACGCCGCAGATTAAACACAATATCAGTCTGAACtgtacaaagaaaagaaaaacccaagCAAACTGTGATCCAATCACTGCCAGCGCTCACCTCCTGTTCCTGCAGGTACCTCCTCATGGTCTCCTTCCTCTTCAGTTTCTTCTGTCTCTTCAGATAAAAGACCAGCAGACCCAGCAAGATGAGGAAGAGCACGACTCCACCGACTGCAGCAGCGACGGTTGTGGTCGAACTAAACAGAGAGGAGACGTTTAGGAGAACTTCAAAGGTTCTAATATGGACATATATTGTGGTGCTCCTCAAGGATCAGTTTTAGGTCCCAAACTGTTCATATTGACATGTATAAGATTTATATcatttgctgatgacaccaatattttctgttctggTGAGAGTTTACATACAGTTCGCATATgtaacagggttttattttaacttaaaatgtgtttatttattctttgattttattttctttagtcaAGTTGTTTCTCCAGACATTTATTAGTGTAATAAGTTAAAGGCGCCCTTGGCAGTTGGTGGTTGCCATAGTAACCAATAACTGAAAGCTCCTcccactttttttctgttgccgtTTGTAACTGAGGTATGTATTAGGATCAgctctgttttctttacaaatgtgatactttaacatatattttagacaaatttaatAATATACATTGCTTCATGAGTAATTCTGCTATGTTTTGTGTACGATTTTAACTGTTATTATTAACATTGTCCATTTTagctgtgtttaattttacaattgtTAGCTAGCAGCCAACTGCTTGGTGTAAAGAGCATTTAATGGTCAATATGAgtagaaaaacacaatataaattCAGTCCAATAATAGTATAGCATAGCATACTATAATATAGCTTAGAATAGTAGAACAGTATGTTATACTGCAGTATGGTAGcagcacaaaatacaaaaacccTTTAGTTTTAGTATCAAGCACTTTATTCAGTATTCTTGCAGTGCTCTTATAAGaccttgaaaatatttgaaattcaagcattttgaGGGATTCAGGCATCCTTAAGACACTCTTAAAGCAGCATCAAAAGCGTGATTTTACCCAGTCCTGGTATCAATGGGGCAGCCTCTCTCATCCATCATGGTGCAGCTGAAACGAGAGAGTCTTGGTGTGACTTACTGTCACATGTTCGGTGTGTTTGCTTGGGTTTCTCAGACTGGATGTGTGTGTTCACTCACGACAGTGTGCAGTTAGTGTTGCAGGGCAGACAGTGTCGCGTTTCATTGCTGTATTTCCACACAGTTTGTTGATCTTCCTTCACTCCGCTGGGACAACGTTCCACACAAATCTTTTCATCCTGATAGTGGAGACACTCGGTGCAGTCGTCTGCACCCTGGAGGCAGAGGAAGGTTTAAAGTGAAATGAgaactcatttaaaaacataacctCACTTGACCACAAACATGACTTCCCAACAGAGGCTAAGTGCCTTACCCCCCAGGCAAGGATGCCTATCAATCTGCGTATCAGTGTATAAATGTGCGCTCGTTTGTGAATGTCACTGGGTGAATGTAGCTTAATGGTCGATGGGActagaaaaacacaatataaactCAATCCAATAATAGTATAGCATAGCATCATATAATATAGCTTAGAATAGTACAACAGTATGTTAAACTGCAGTATGGTACAATACAGTATAATGCATTATACTGTATTGCTATAACAGCTATAACAAACATGCATTATAATACATGTTTATGTTATTGCATGTCCTGGTATAGTATGCTATATTGTATGGTGTGGTGTATGGTACGGTATATGCCAGTGTTTCCCCAACCCTGGTCtgcaaggcacactgccctgcatgtgtGCAGGTGCCTTTGATTCAGATAATTGCAGTTCAGCGAGAGTCTGTTAATTGGTCATCAACTGAAATCAGGTGTGCTAAAGCAGGAAGATATCCAAAACATGTAGGgtagtgtgccttgaggaccaggatgAAAAACAACGTATGGTAGCTCTAGAGGACTGGACTTGGGGACCCCTGATGTAAGGTACAGTATATTACATGGTATATggtaaatcaatcaatcaagtttatttatatttcagcagcaaagtagttcaaggtgctttacataacaaaaacataaaattacacaaCACCAAGCGGTATGGCGTGTTACATGATATGATATATTGTATGGAATGATATAGAATGGTAAATGTTATAGTACGGAATAATATGTTAAGGTACGGAATGATATGGTATATTGTAACCTATGGCATGGTATGCTATGGTAAGGTGTATGGTGTATGGTATATAGCGTGTggtatatattataaaacatggTGTATGGTAAACAGTATGGCTTGTTGTGTTGTACGGTATGATACATGGTGTACGGTATGGTAAACTGTGGTATGTTGTGGTGTTGTATGGTATGGCGTCTTACTGGGCCGTGGCAGGATGCAGAGGCGTTCAGAGGTCGACACTCATCATGACAGGTTTTGCACAAAAACCCATCAATGTATTCAGGAACATTTCTGCAACAGAAAGGATGCAAAGGGTGTAAGATCACATCCCAAACCACAGTCTGGATTCAGCTACATGATGCTATTAGATGTCTCAACCAGAGTTACCTGCATTAGATAGAGACTGTAATATCATCATTACCTctcatcatgtttttaaaacccTTCCCATTAATTTACTTGAATGTTAAAGTATCCAAGCAGACATGATGTTTGGACGACCTTTACCCCTGATAGACGTCACACTGCTCCACACACACGGTGCCTCGCTGGAACGTCTTGCAAGACACGCACTGGCCGGGCCCCGGGCCCCAACAGCCCCCCTTACACAGCGGATGGCAAACACGTCCCTCCACCTCTGGAAGTACAAACAGCAAGTGAAGCAAATAACACCTTTTAATATGTGATTTCAAGCACTGTTtgagtttttacaaaaaacagatcCTGGAATTGAAAGtgggctaaatacaaatgcaaaccacacttttcagatttgtttattttttattttaaaaaacacagtttattttctttcctctttgtttGGCTTTGTGTTGTATGATATAGTGTTAGAGCCATactaagagagaaaaaataaaaataataaatttacaagaataaagttgcataaaaattaagtaaaattaatacaaaaataaagttgtaataatataagaataatgtcataatattaCGATATTACgttgtatgagaataaagtgaaattaatacaaaaataaagtcgtaataacATAAGAATAAActcaatattttgagaatatagtcataataacttgaaaataaagttgtaatatcacaaaaataaagtcataacattatgactttattctagtaattttatatttttttattttgttagtcgGGTCTTAATATCACATGACAGTGTTGCTCTATCGTATAAAATCCAAGTAAAACACGCTGAAGTTCAcggacaaaaagttttaaaaccttccacgggtgtgaatactttttgcaaTGACTTGTGAGCGACGGGCGTTGAGCTCCAGACCAGCCATTTTGGTTGACCTACCGCACACTTTGGGTTCCTGGTTGAGGCTGATGATGCGCTGCGGCCCCTCGGTGGGATGCAGGATTGACCCCCAGGGCAGAGAGTCGGTGTAGCACAGCTCAGAGTTGTTGTACAACAACACCAGGCCTCCGCTGACGCTGCGCAGCGAACGCAGCCCCAGAGACTGGATGCGCAGATTCTGGATTGCCAGTGAAAACACGcccctaaaacagaaaacacatcaaCGTCTAAACTACTCAACCCTGGTATGTTAACGAATAACACACCTCACTTATTCTGCTGCGATAAAAACGCTTCCCAGAGACTGTGGTATTTCCTGCTGGTCAAAGCATCAGAGCTGGCTAATAATTAGCATTTATTACCGTTACCAGacgggaaaacatgcaaacaaagagACACTGTGAGTGGATGGACTTTAAAAGGCAGGCATTCAGTGCATTCAGTGTTTCTGGGTCTCAGTTTAACCATTTAGGCACAAAATGGCCGAGCGTCGCAGATTCTGGGTTTCTAGTTGCAAAGAATTcaaaagaagaagcagagatacagcaagaataaaaataaaaggaatttaGAAAAAGGATGCTGTCTTATTCACTTTAAAACGGGGTTCATTTTTACATACCATAGAAGAAGACGCAAAAACgcacaaaaaagtatttttggtctagtttctggtgcaaatatcttagcacacttgaaaaaaagtcaaaaacattcaactaaacatttcagcaagacatgggagcttcttttaagtcaataatttatttgtacTGATGTAAAAATACTGGCTAccttggcagattatttaatttacaacgTGCGATACTATTAGTTgaaagtttttgtcttatttcaagtgtacttcGATATTTTCACCGGAAACACAAAGAATACTTGtattttttcagtgtgttttatgtatttttcataaaataacagTTACTGATTTCTCTGGTtgttaaaaaaactgaatttaaaaaagagttGCTAGAAAATTTGCTTGGCTTGAGTCATCAGTTAGCGATGCTAGCTGTAAACTTACATGTAGAGCATCCTGCCTCTGATCACTTTGAGGTTCTCAAACACAGAAAGGTTGCTCCATTCCTCCGGCCAGGCGTCGATGTACAAATAAcctgcaaacaaaaaatcacGATAATACTGGAGACTTTTGAGTGGCCTTGTCCAGCAACTTTAAAAGTTTTGCAGgtaaaagccaaacatgcctgCAATCTCCTCCAGCTTCCTGAAGCCTTTCAGCTGCTCCAAAGTCAGGCCGGATGAGTTGGTCACAGGGTCCCTGAACGAAGACGAAGAGACAACAAAAAGATAGAAATATGCTTTATTAGAAATAGATTCACAAAgatagaatatttaaaaaaatgttttacagaaaggGCAACATTTCAACAGAAATATTATAGTTATAAGTCCAGAGCAATGTGTAACTGAAcggattattaaaaaaaatataagaaaaataaacacttttattaTGATAtaatgtcagaaataaaaaggtTTCCAGTTACTAAatgtttacactgcaaaaacacaaaatttctCCCAAtaatttttgtctagtttctagcataaatagacttgaaataaaacaaaactaactttcaacTAACATTTCAGCAAGCAATATGAGCTTGTtgtccttaatattgatgaacatgtcctagttccactggca contains:
- the erbb2 gene encoding receptor tyrosine-protein kinase erbB-2 isoform X1; this translates as MEAARSLLLVGAVLLGASGAWSREVCLGTDMKLALPSSLENHYETLRLLYTGCQVVHGNLEITHLSGNPDLSFLKEIVEVQGYVLIAHVSVSLVPLDNLRIIRGSHFYNSNYSLAVLDNQGLKTLRLRSLKEILLGGVSILGNPQLCFPDPENIIWRDTLDEQNTRLHRLQARAPNCPSCHPACGKSCWGETEQDCQTLTRINCASGCQRCKGPFPNDCCHTQCAAGCTGPRDSDCLACRHFNDSGMCKENCPPPNFYDPVTYQSKPNPNKKLSFGATCVKTCPYNYLAMEVACTLNCPRANKEVIIKQPDGTEMQKCEKCEPECAKDCYSLGMDSLGVVDNHSVTVVTPANVGQFTKCSKIFGSLAFRAQSFARDPVTNSSGLTLEQLKGFRKLEEIAGYLYIDAWPEEWSNLSVFENLKVIRGRMLYMGVFSLAIQNLRIQSLGLRSLRSVSGGLVLLYNNSELCYTDSLPWGSILHPTEGPQRIISLNQEPKVCEVEGRVCHPLCKGGCWGPGPGQCVSCKTFQRGTVCVEQCDVYQGNVPEYIDGFLCKTCHDECRPLNASASCHGPGADDCTECLHYQDEKICVERCPSGVKEDQQTVWKYSNETRHCLPCNTNCTLSCTMMDERGCPIDTRTGSTTTVAAAVGGVVLFLILLGLLVFYLKRQKKLKRKETMRRYLQEQELVEPLTPSGASPNQAQMRILKETELKKLRPLGAGAFGTVYKGVWAPEGEHITIPVAIKVLRENTSPKGNKDILDEAFVMASVTSPYVCRLLGICLTSAVQLVTQLMPYGCLLDYVRENKDRIGSQYLLNWCVQIAKGMNYLEDIRLVHRDLAARNVLVKNPNHVKITDFGLARLLDIDETEYHADGGKVPIKWMALESILHRKFTHQSDVWSYGVTVWELMTFGSKPYDTIAAREIPDLLEGGERLPQPPICTIDVYMIMVKCWMIDPDSRPKFKDLVQDLSAMARDPSRYLVIQNDEQMSSCSPVDSQFYRMLLEEGENMGDMMDAEEYLVPQPNLFPRTRGDQAQASGPIRHQSYRQQSKDLDGEPLNPGGPQSMYSSLSTLGRGQCPTLPVGASMSNGLWPQLARTISAGGQSDSVFLDATPDGHFLSPCSPGRYCKDPTYPRGSQCDLETDEMDGFHHPNHLHHSLPRRSHAHSQRPAMPEYVNQEMLDPRPAIPERPTTLPRKGSKVDRRLPNGLGSGHSVENPGYLIPVNSACPAFDNPYYLDLGDKANGAPPGAAGDGAATQESKGNITRHVNGFITPTAENPEYLGLADTWTGHT
- the erbb2 gene encoding receptor tyrosine-protein kinase erbB-2 isoform X2; its protein translation is MEAARSLLLVGAVLLGASGAWSREVCLGTDMKLALPSSLENHYETLRLLYTGCQVVHGNLEITHLSGNPDLSFLKEIVEVQGYVLIAHVSVSLVPLDNLRIIRGSHFYNSNYSLAVLDNQGLKTLRLRSLKEILLGGVSILGNPQLCFPDPENIIWRDTLDEQNTRLHRLQARAPNCPSCHPACGKSCWGETEQDCQTLTRINCASGCQRCKGPFPNDCCHTQCAAGCTGPRDSDCLACRHFNDSGMCKENCPPPNFYDPVTYQSKPNPNKKLSFGATCVKTCPYNYLAMEVACTLNCPRANKEVIIKQPDGTEMQKCEKCEPECAKDCYSLGMDSLGVVDNHSVTVVTPANVGQFTKCSKIFGSLAFRAQSFARDPVTNSSGLTLEQLKGFRKLEEIAGYLYIDAWPEEWSNLSVFENLKVIRGRMLYMGVFSLAIQNLRIQSLGLRSLRSVSGGLVLLYNNSELCYTDSLPWGSILHPTEGPQRIISLNQEPKVCEVEGRVCHPLCKGGCWGPGPGQCVSCKTFQRGTVCVEQCDVYQGNVPEYIDGFLCKTCHDECRPLNASASCHGPGADDCTECLHYQDEKICVERCPSGVKEDQQTVWKYSNETRHCLPCNTNCTLSCTMMDERGCPIDTRTGSTTTVAAAVGGVVLFLILLGLLVFYLKRQKKLKRKETMRRYLQEQELVEPLTPSGASPNQAQMRILKETELKKLRPLGAGAFGTVYKGVWAPEGEHITIPVAIKVLRENTSPKGNKDILDEAFVMASVTSPYVCRLLGICLTSAVQLVTQLMPYGCLLDYVRENKDRIGSQYLLNWCVQIAKGMNYLEDIRLVHRDLAARNVLVKNPNHVKITDFGLARLLDIDETEYHADGGKVPIKWMALESILHRKFTHQSDVWSYGVTVWELMTFGSKPYDTIAAREIPDLLEGGERLPQPPICTIDVYMIMVKCWMIDPDSRPKFKDLVQDLSAMARDPSRYLVIQNDEQMSSCSPVDSQFYRMLLEEGENMGDMMDAEEYLVPQPNLFPRTRGDQAQASGPIRHQSYRSKDLDGEPLNPGGPQSMYSSLSTLGRGQCPTLPVGASMSNGLWPQLARTISAGGQSDSVFLDATPDGHFLSPCSPGRYCKDPTYPRGSQCDLETDEMDGFHHPNHLHHSLPRRSHAHSQRPAMPEYVNQEMLDPRPAIPERPTTLPRKGSKVDRRLPNGLGSGHSVENPGYLIPVNSACPAFDNPYYLDLGDKANGAPPGAAGDGAATQESKGNITRHVNGFITPTAENPEYLGLADTWTGHT